A genomic window from Variovorax paradoxus includes:
- a CDS encoding RNA polymerase sigma factor gives MRDLVQELVAHYADLRRQLTRDLRDPHYAADIAQSSFERVYAASLKTRGGNRGDALPDLQDAAYSIESPRALLFRVARNLCVDDARRRKVAQEWVSAHAGIGTHQTAQSSEYVVAQQRVLARVVETMEQLPPRRREVFLLFRAYGHTRAEIAQRLNITEMAVAKHLLRATIDCSRVFAELRSELIEPQVVLSRPGFDAALAEDFS, from the coding sequence ATGCGCGACCTCGTTCAGGAACTGGTAGCTCACTATGCGGACTTGCGCCGGCAGCTCACTCGCGACCTGAGAGATCCGCACTACGCGGCCGACATCGCGCAGTCCAGCTTCGAGCGGGTCTATGCGGCATCGCTCAAGACGCGCGGCGGCAATCGCGGCGATGCACTGCCCGATCTGCAGGACGCCGCCTATTCCATCGAATCGCCCCGCGCCCTGCTGTTTCGCGTGGCGCGCAACCTGTGCGTCGACGATGCACGCCGGCGCAAGGTCGCGCAGGAATGGGTCAGCGCGCATGCGGGCATCGGCACGCACCAGACGGCCCAGTCCAGCGAATACGTCGTGGCACAGCAACGGGTGCTGGCGCGGGTGGTCGAAACCATGGAACAACTGCCGCCGCGCCGGCGCGAGGTGTTCCTGTTGTTTCGCGCCTACGGCCACACGCGCGCTGAAATTGCGCAGCGGCTGAACATCACCGAGATGGCCGTGGCCAAGCACCTGCTGCGCGCCACCATCGATTGCTCGCGCGTGTTCGCCGAACTGCGCTCGGAACTGATCGAGCCGCAGGTCGTGCTGAGCCGGCCGGGCTTCGACGCAGCATTGGCCGAAGACTTCTCGTGA
- a CDS encoding FAD-binding oxidoreductase produces the protein MTTAASSSLIDQLRAIVGAANVLNEGDLTAYEQDWRKRARGKSLAVVRPGSTQQVADVVKACAAAGTAIIPQGGNTGLAVGSIPDESGTQVVLSLQRLNAIRTIDGANLTMTVEAGCILQTLQETAEKAGFLFPLSLAAEGSCTIGGNLATNAGGTQVVRYGNTRELCLGLEVVTPQGEIWEGTSGLRKDNTGYDLRDLVIGSEGTLGIITAATMKLYPLPAAQLTAWAAVPSLDHAVTLLGLAHKHLGSGLTGFEVMGKFALSLVDKHMPQLRVPFIKDEAVPYCVLLENSDSESEDHARARFEALLETAFEDGCVSDAVVAENLTQAHQLWHIRESIPLAQAEEGLNIKHDISIPVSRIPAFVQETDALLAREIAGVRLVNFGHLGDGNLHYNVQAPENIDTKAFLKNEEERINTLVYDAVEKFGGSFSAEHGVGSLKVDKLEKHKSPVALEMMRAIKRGLDPKNILNPGRVIRV, from the coding sequence ATGACCACTGCTGCTTCTTCTTCCCTGATCGATCAACTGCGCGCCATCGTCGGCGCGGCGAACGTGCTGAACGAGGGCGACCTCACTGCCTACGAGCAGGACTGGCGCAAGCGCGCGCGCGGCAAGTCGCTGGCCGTGGTGCGGCCCGGCAGCACGCAGCAGGTGGCCGATGTGGTCAAGGCCTGTGCGGCCGCCGGCACCGCCATCATTCCGCAGGGCGGCAACACCGGCTTGGCAGTCGGCTCCATTCCGGACGAGAGCGGCACGCAGGTGGTGCTGAGCCTGCAGCGGCTGAACGCGATCCGCACCATCGACGGCGCCAACCTCACGATGACAGTCGAGGCCGGCTGCATCCTTCAAACGCTGCAGGAGACGGCCGAGAAGGCCGGCTTCCTCTTCCCGCTGAGCCTCGCGGCCGAAGGCAGCTGCACCATCGGCGGCAACCTCGCGACGAACGCGGGCGGCACGCAGGTGGTTCGCTACGGCAACACGCGCGAGCTGTGCCTGGGCCTCGAAGTGGTCACGCCGCAGGGCGAGATCTGGGAAGGCACCAGCGGCCTGCGCAAGGACAACACCGGCTACGACCTGCGCGACCTCGTCATCGGCAGCGAAGGCACGCTCGGCATCATCACCGCCGCGACCATGAAGCTCTACCCGCTGCCGGCCGCGCAGCTCACGGCCTGGGCCGCGGTGCCCTCGCTCGACCACGCGGTCACGCTGCTGGGCCTCGCGCACAAGCACCTGGGCTCGGGCCTCACGGGCTTCGAGGTGATGGGCAAGTTTGCGCTGAGCCTGGTCGACAAGCACATGCCGCAGCTGCGCGTGCCCTTCATCAAGGATGAGGCCGTGCCGTACTGCGTGCTGCTGGAAAACTCCGACAGCGAATCCGAAGACCATGCGCGTGCGCGCTTCGAGGCGCTGCTCGAAACCGCCTTCGAAGACGGCTGCGTCTCCGACGCGGTGGTGGCCGAGAACCTCACGCAGGCGCACCAGCTGTGGCACATCCGCGAGAGCATTCCGCTCGCGCAGGCCGAGGAAGGCCTGAACATCAAGCACGACATCTCGATTCCCGTGTCGCGCATTCCGGCCTTCGTGCAAGAAACCGACGCGCTGCTGGCACGCGAGATCGCCGGCGTGCGGCTGGTGAATTTCGGCCACCTGGGCGACGGCAACCTGCACTACAACGTGCAGGCGCCGGAGAACATCGACACCAAGGCGTTCCTGAAGAACGAGGAAGAGCGCATCAACACGCTGGTGTACGACGCGGTCGAGAAGTTCGGCGGCTCGTTCTCGGCCGAGCATGGCGTGGGCTCGCTCAAGGTCGACAAGCTTGAGAAGCACAAGTCGCCGGTGGCGCTGGAGATGATGCGGGCGATCAAGCGCGGGCTCGATCCGAAGAACATCCTGAACCCGGGTCGCGTGATCCGGGTCTAG